The genomic DNA CACATCGTATTGAAATAGCCGGTATCGACTTCGTGCCAAAACTCCAAATCACCATTCATCTCGAAACCGAACGAGACATCGTCAATTATAGTGTCCCGAGGAAAATCACCAGCAAATACCTCCGCAACACCGTTCCAGAAGGTTGCATCGTTGTTATCGTAGCCGAGTGCCCAATAACCGATCCCCATAAGATCGGAAGTCACCGACCATCGATATTTGATGTCCAAAGAGCGCGCATCGTCCCACCAACATTGACGATAGCTACTGTAGATATACCACGGGCAAGGCGCGTTGCCATCCCAATTACAGCCATATGTAAGTGTGTCCGAGACACATGATGAGTAAATACTCGCGGTTCCGGTTGCTGTTGTCGAAGCGCCACGCAAAGTGCCGGAACAAGGCCAGTCATAACCATAAAGCGGAAGACCTACAATGAATCGCGACCGCTTGAAAGCATCGCTACCGCAATAATGCTCTACTGAATAAGCGATGTCGTAATAGCATCCGGGATCATCAAGCGGGGCCACCGGACCGGTCGTTGAGGAACCACCCCAGTAATAGCCGTAACCCATGAGGAACAAAGCATCGAGATGTGGCAACAATGAGTCGGAATCGAAGGTTCCGTGCCAATCTACCGAAGGAAGACATACGCTAACCCATTTCTCTGAATCGCGGGCGTGGACGCTGTCCGCAAGTTCTCTAAGGAAGGCGTAGAAGCCGTTTTCGTCGGATGAATTCGGAAGCTCGAAATCGATATTAACGCCGTCGGCGCCAAGTGCCATCTGCTCGCAGATATTGTGGCATGCGTTCGAGCGGTTCGTCGCATTGCCTACGATGCTCGAGATCGTGCTTTCATCGAATACCACAACGCAAAGATCGACCGCGCATCCGCCGGAATGAGCGGCATCGAGAAGCGTCGTAGTAGGCCAATCGTGGGTCGAGCTCACATTGCCGTAGCTGTTCAAGGTAATATTGAAATATGCGATCCTCGTAAGCAAGTCTATGCGCGAAGGCATATAGCCACTATATTCCCAATATGGTAGAAATCCATAAATCTCGTGCGAAAGCTCAGTGTGTGGGCGCATTGAAGGTCTAAACGATGGCACCTCCCCCTGAATCCAACCACCCCCGAACACGGAATCATGTTCGAAGTGGGGCGATAATATGGGCGTTGTTACTGCGAAAACACAAAAAACGATAATAATCGAGCATAAAAAAACTTTCATGCTGGTAATATAAAGCTAATGCTTCTAAACGCAAAGAAAATGTGTTTGTATAAAATCAAGGACCTTAATAATGTTAATACCAATTATCAATAACCTACCTTAAATAAACACTGCTCTTGACAGGCCTATCCTTTGCAATATATTGATAAGTTGATTTGTAATAGTTATCAAAAAGGGAGATAATGTCTTTTAAGCGGCGTGTGCCCATTGCAATAAAGATTTTTTTCGGCTTCGCGATGATGCTTTTTTTCGTATTATTAGGAAGCTTCCTTTTTCTTTCCCAACTTACGAAGCTTAACAATATTATTAAATGCACTAGCACCGGCATGTATCGTGTTGCTTTGTCTCAACAATTGCGTGGTAAATTGCGTCAACAGAGAAGCTCACGCGTTCTATTTAATCACCTTGGACAACCTGTTGACCGGGCTACCGCCGAAAAATCGATTTCACAGCTTAATCGCAACTTCGCTTCAGAAATATCAAAAGCGAAAAAAAACAATCGCGATAAATCCTCGCTCAATTCACTTGAAAAACAGTTATTCGAATTTATAGAGACATCGCAAAAGGCTATCTCCCTTGCTGAAGATAGTTCAGCTATCGACGCAAATACGCTTATCTCGAACGAGAAGAACAAGAAGTTGATATCGAGTTTAAAATCCTTGCTTGAAAGTGCTCAAAAAAAATCCAAGTTTGCTATCAGCCAGAATGACTTGATATTGACGGTAGAAACAGTCGATCTTTATATCAAACCCCTTTTCTACATCGAGCGATTCAAGCGAGAAAAACAGGATTTTCTTGCGGGTGCTGATTCACTCGCGGTTCTTTCCACAACAAACAATAGAACTCCCGAGATAATCAAATCACTTTCTTTTGCACTGGATTCTTTATTCGAGATCGAGATCTACAGCAGTCAAAGCACCTCTGTAGAATGGGATAGTGTCTATGCAGCTCTAAATGATACATTGGAAAATATTTTAATCAATCAACTTGCTGGAATCAGCACTACTCTCGAACAATCACAAAAAGCAGTGGTTTTGACACGAAAGACGGGTATTTGGGGAACGGTCATTCTGTTTTTGCTCGGTTTAATTATAGCTTACGCTATCGCTAGCAGAATAGCCTCTCCAATCGGCATGCTTCGGGAGGCCACCGCCGCCGCTAGTCGGGGGGAATGGGATAGGAAACTCGAAAAAACGACAGATGATGAGATAGGCGATCTTACCGATGATTTCAACGCTATGCTAATCAAACTCGGTAAACTCGACGAGATGAAAAGTCGTTTTCTTGCAAGCATAACTCATGATCTTAAAAGCCCCATCGGTAGAGTTCGAGGTAATATAGCCAACCTTCAGGATGGTCTCCTTGGCCCTGTTTCCGAGGGGCAGACCGAACTTCTCGATATGATGTCAAAAGATATCGATAAGCTATCACACCTCATTCACGACATTCTCGACCTTCAGAAAATGAAAGCCGGTGCGTTTAAGCTCGATATTAAACCTGTTAGCGTCCATGAGTTCATTTTATCCAGTCTCGAACAACATGCTGTTGTTTTTGTTGAGAAAGAAATTGAGATGGGTATCAAGATCGAATTTGATAACCTAACAGTGAATTTCGATCATCGCCAGATTGACCGAGTTCTCGACAATCTCATTACTAACGCCCTTAAATTCACAAGTCCCGGGGGCAAGATTATAATCGAGGCTTCTCAAGACAACGATAATTTAGTAATAAAAGTATATGATACGGGTGTCGGCATCCCTAAGGAACACCTAGATCGAGTTTTC from bacterium includes the following:
- a CDS encoding HAMP domain-containing protein encodes the protein MSFKRRVPIAIKIFFGFAMMLFFVLLGSFLFLSQLTKLNNIIKCTSTGMYRVALSQQLRGKLRQQRSSRVLFNHLGQPVDRATAEKSISQLNRNFASEISKAKKNNRDKSSLNSLEKQLFEFIETSQKAISLAEDSSAIDANTLISNEKNKKLISSLKSLLESAQKKSKFAISQNDLILTVETVDLYIKPLFYIERFKREKQDFLAGADSLAVLSTTNNRTPEIIKSLSFALDSLFEIEIYSSQSTSVEWDSVYAALNDTLENILINQLAGISTTLEQSQKAVVLTRKTGIWGTVILFLLGLIIAYAIASRIASPIGMLREATAAASRGEWDRKLEKTTDDEIGDLTDDFNAMLIKLGKLDEMKSRFLASITHDLKSPIGRVRGNIANLQDGLLGPVSEGQTELLDMMSKDIDKLSHLIHDILDLQKMKAGAFKLDIKPVSVHEFILSSLEQHAVVFVEKEIEMGIKIEFDNLTVNFDHRQIDRVLDNLITNALKFTSPGGKIIIEASQDNDNLVIKVYDTGVGIPKEHLDRVFGEFYQVEDKAKPAKGTGLGLAISKQIIEAHSGKIWVDSVSGEGTYFAFSIPISRTGANFG